One Spinacia oleracea cultivar Varoflay chromosome 4, BTI_SOV_V1, whole genome shotgun sequence DNA segment encodes these proteins:
- the LOC110805044 gene encoding probable arabinosyltransferase ARAD1 encodes MLEKSMPTSRLLLSITAFSMFFLIISSFFLFHSVINPFIPSSVFKQFVVESEPIDYTPDYKPEGNNEQPIEQPLVVPLPPSSISMIELDTHNKVEEAMPIDPHEATSLNKKIDVHVLSKKEACNPNKALLKVYMYDMPREFHFGLLDWKASPNQIWPNVSDIKHVPRYPGGLNLQHSMEYWLTLDLLSSNVKKIVRPCSVIRVENPSQADFIFVPFFASLSYNRFSKVLGKEKVSLNRRLQDQLVDFLLSRPEWIKSGGKDHIIVAHHPNSLLYVRKKLGSARFILADFGRYVAKTANLNKDVIAPYQHVVPSISNNNSAPFEQRPTLAFFQGAIYRKDGGAIRQELFYLLKDEKDVHFAFGSAQKSGVREARNGMGSSKFCLNIAGDTPSSNRLFDAIVSHCVPVIISDNIELPYEDVLDYSEFSVLVWGSYAVKPGFLVNLLKGIKRDEWMKMWEKLKEVAHHFEYQYPSQPGDAVDMTWQALARKKSGVKMKRIDRRYRMP; translated from the exons ATGCTAGAGAAGAGCATGCCAACCTCAAGGTTGCTTCTGAGCATAACAGCATTTTCCATGTTTTTCCTGATAATTTCCTCATTCTTTCTATTTCATTCAGTGATTAATCCGTTTATACCTTCGTCCGTTTTTAAGCAATTTGTTGTAGAAAGTGAACCTATTGACTATACACCAGACTATAAACCCGAGGGCAATAATGAACAACCTATAGAGCAGCCTCTTGTTGTACCATTACCACCTTCATCAATATCAATGATAGAGTTAGACACCCATAATAAGGTAGAGGAGGCAATGCCAATAGATCCTCATGAAGCTACCAGTTTGAATAAGAAGATAGATGTTCATGTTCTGTCAAAAAAGGAGGCGTGTAATCCGAATAAAGCTCTCCTAAAGGTGTACATGTATGATATGCCTCGTGAATTTCATTTCGGTTTGTTAGATTGGAAGGCAAGTCCAAACCAAATATGGCCTAATGTTAGTGATATAAAGCATGTTCCACGATATCCCGGTGGCTTAAATTTGCAACATAGTATGGAGTATTGGCTCACTCTCGATCTTCTGTCATCTAATGTTAAGAAAATAGTTAGACCTTGTAGTGTTATTAGAGTAGAAAACCCAAGTCAAGCAGATTTTATTTTTGTGCCATTTTTTGCATCCCTAAGTTACAACCGGTTTTCTAAGGTTTTGGGGAAAGAGAAAGTCAGCCTAAACAGGAGATTACAAGATCAATTAGTAGATTTCTTATTGAGTAGGCCAGAATGGATTAAGTCTGGTGGAAAGGACCACATTATTGTTGCACATCATCCGAATAGTTTGTTGTATGTGAGAAAGAAGCTGGGTTCTGCTAGATTTATACTTGCAGATTTTGGGAGATATGTGGCTAAGACTGCTAATTTGAACAAGGATGTCATCGCTCCTTACCAGCATGTTGTTCCGAGCATCAGCAATAACAACTCAGCCCCGTTTGAGCAACGTCCTACATTAGCATTTTTCCAAGGAGCAATCTATAGGAAGGAT GGAGGAGCTATTAGACAAGAACTATTTTATCTGCTGAAAGACGAGAAGGATGTACACTTTGCATTTGGAAGTGCTCAAAAGAGTGGGGTCCGTGAAGCAAGAAATGGGATGGGATCTTCCAAATTTTGCTTGAACATAGCAGGAGATACTCCTTCATCGAATCGCCTTTTTGATGCAATTGTAAGCCATTGTGTACCAGTCATAATAAGTGACAACATCGAGCTGCCATATGAGGATGTGTTGGATTACTCGGAGTTCAGCGTGTTAGTGTGGGGATCATATGCAGTCAAACCAGGGTTTCTGGTAAATCTTCTAAAGGGAATTAAAAGAGATGAGTGGATGAAGATGTGGGAGAAACTCAAGGAAGTTGCTCATCATTTTGAATATCAATATCCATCTCAACCTGGGGATGCTGTAGATATGACTTGGCAGGCGTTGGCACGCAAAAAATCTGGTGTAAAGATGAAACGTATTGACAGAAGATATCGAATGCCATAG
- the LOC110805068 gene encoding CBL-interacting serine/threonine-protein kinase 5, giving the protein MDQQIKIQEEEEEHHVSAAAAAAAAAAAAGGETRNIIFGKYEVGRVLGQGTFAKVYYGKNIVTNEMVAIKVISKEQVKKAGMMEAIEREISVMRLIRHPNVVSLKEVLATKGRIYFIMEYVKGGELFSKIAKGRLKEDYARKYFQQLISAIDYCHSRGVSHRDLKPENLLLDENENLKVSDFGLSALPEHHRQDGLLHTQCGTPAYVAPEVLRKKGYDGAKTDIWSCGVILFALLSGFLPFQEVNIMKMYSKIFKADYEFPPWFPLDAKRLVSKLLVVDPNRRLSIQGIMRQPWFRKGLLKPSLSLSCFIPQQQVLAHHDHHHDHHHHHHHDHQEVLLVKEAKQLLSPRFYNAFEFISSMSSGFDLSSLFENNNIRKSGSMFTSKCSASDVIDKFEDLGKKLNLEVSSKEFKVKMQGKEEGRKGRLQMTAEVFEVAEEVTMVEFSKCAGDTLEYLKFCEEDVRPGLKDIVWIWQGETNSNVLHCNS; this is encoded by the coding sequence ATGGATCAACAAATTAAAAtacaagaagaagaagaagaacatcatgtttctgctgctgctgctgctgctgctgctgctgctgctgctggtggTGAAACTAGGAACATTATATTCGGAAAGTACGAGGTTGGAAGGGTCCTTGGGCAAGGCACCTTTGCGAAGGTGTATTATGGTAAAAACATAGTGACAAATGAAATGGTGGCAATCAAAGTGATAAGCAAAGAACAGGTGAAAAAAGCAGGAATGATGGAAGCAATCGAGAGAGAGATCTCTGTAATGAGATTGATTCGTCACCCAAATGTTGTATCCCTAAAAGAAGTTTTAGCTACGAAAGGAAGAATATATTTCATAATGGAATATGTTAAAGGGGGTGAACTCTTCTCCAAAATTGCAAAAGGAAGGCTAAAAGAAGATTATGCACGTAAGTATTTCCAACAACTAATTAGTGCAATTGATTATTGTCATAGTCGTGGGGTCTCACACCGTGATCTTAAGCCTGAAAATCTGTTGTTAGATGAGAATGAGAATCTTAAGGTTTCTGATTTCGGGCTCTCTGCTTTGCCTGAACATCATAGACAAGACGGCTTACTTCATACTCAATGTGGGACTCCTGCTTATGTAGCCCCTGAAGTGTTAAGGAAGAAGGGTTATGATGGTGCTAAGACTGATATTTGGTCTTGTGGTGTTATATTGTTTGCATTACTTTCTGGTTTTTTACCATTTCAGGAagttaatattatgaaaatgTATAGTAAGATATTCAAGGCTGATTATGAGTTTCCTCCTTGGTTCCCTCTTGATGCTAAGAGACTCGTTTCTAAGCTCTTGgttgtggatccaaatagaaGGTTGTCTATTCAAGGGATCATGAGACAACCCTGGTTTCGAAAGGGCTTATTGAAACCTTCTTTGTCATTGTCATGTTTTATTCCTCAACAACAAGTCCTAGCTCATCATGATCATCATcatgatcatcatcatcatcatcatcatgatCATCAGGAAGTATTGCTAGTCAAAGAGGCTAAACAGCTATTATCACCTCGATTTTATAATGCTTTTGAGTTCATATCATCGATGTCATCAGGGTTTGATTTATCAAGTTTGTTTGAAAATAACAACATCAGAAAATCAGGCTCAATGTTTACTTCCAAGTGCTCTGCATCGGATGTAATAGACAAATTTGAAGACTTGGGAAAGAAATTGAATTTAGAAGTGAGTAGTAAGGAGTTTAAAGTGAAGATGCAGGGAAAGGAAGAAGGCCGGAAAGGGAGGTTGCAGATGACGGCGGAGGTGTTTGAGGTGGCGGAGGAAGTCACCATGGTGGAGTTCTCAAAGTGTGCAGGGGATACACTTGAGTATCTCAAGTTTTGTGAGGAAGATGTAAGGCCAGGTTTGAAAGATATTGTTTGGATTTGGCAAGGGGAAACTAACTCTAATGTTCTTCACTGTAATTCCTAG